Part of the Bdellovibrionales bacterium genome is shown below.
ACTTTCACCTATTATCTCGAATCCATGGGAAAACAAACTCGCTTGTGGACTCGTCTTCGAGTTCCTGGTGCAAGTTGGCTTTTGAAATCTACCCTCGGCCTTGGACATAAAATCATGCAAAATAAACAATTCGCCGAGATTAAACGAAGGGTAACGGCATGAAGAGTTGGCATTTCTCACTGATGTGAGATATGCATGATTCATGTCGAAATACGAAAAAGGTCAAAAAGTGGATCTCGTGATTGATCGCGAAACTCCGCTGGGATTTGTCGCTCTCATTAACGATGATGTTGAGGGGCTTTTATATCACAACGAGATTTTTGAGGACCTTCAACCCGGTGATGAATTGCCGGGCTACATAAGTATGGTTCGCCCCAATGGACAGATTGATCTTGTTCTCCAACCGTTGGGAAAATCAGGAGCCGATGTTGTGGGCGAGCGGATTCTTGAGGTCTTAAAATCCCACAATGGATTTCTACCTCTCACCAGCAAAACAAACACCGAGGACGTCTATAGCCTTTTAGGGCTCAGTAAAAAGAAGTTTAAGTTCGCCGTGAGTGATCTCTATAAAAAAGGCCTCATCACTCTCGATAAAGATGGAATTCGTTTAAAAGCCCCATAGACGCGAGGGCAGGATTGCTCCTCCTCCCATTATTTGCTACTGTTCTGTATGCGCACTCGCCAAATCCTTCCGAGCTTAATTATTTTTGTATCTACACTCAGCCTGATCCATTATTTTATTTTCGCGATCACCGCGATGGATCTTCCCGAGGCACTTCATCCCCTGCTCATTGCGCTGATGATGGCCGGTTTGATTTCGATTCCCGTCGGTCTTCTGGGGAGCCACGGCTCATGGCGCCAGCGACTGCGCCCACTGACGTATTTTGCTTATTTTTGGGTTGGATTTTTCTTTCTGACATTTTCTTTTGTATTAGTCCAAGCCGTGATTCTGCTCTTCGTCGACCATGAGTATTCTTATTGGCCTTGGATCGCGGCGATTTTGGCCTGCATTTGGTCGATTTTTCAAGCGCTAAAACCTCCCCGCATTGTCAGCTATGAGCTCGACGGGCCTGCAGCGATGAAGGATCTGACCCTCGTGCAAATTTCGGATCTTCATATAGGAATTCCTTTTTTAAATACAAAGTGGTTGGCTCAACAAGTCTCTCGCATCAACGAACTGCGACCTGATTTTGTGGCGATCACGGGCGATTTAGCCGACGGTCCTTTCCAACAAGTGGCTCCGGCACTGGAGCCGCTAGCGTCCCTAAAACCTTTGCAAAAGAAATTTTACGTCACAGGAAATCATGAATTCATTCGCGGAGGCGATTGGGAAACACGTTTAACGGAGTTAGGATTTACCATCCTCCATAATACTCACGAAATTTTCGAAAACGCGGGGGGAAAATTTTTGATCGCTGGCGTTCCGGATCGTGTGATACTGAGTCGCGGCTCACAGTTTGAGTCCTCACCGTCAAAAGCTTTGGCCTCTAACGAAAGCGTCGACTACAAAATTTTACTGGCGCACGAGCCTAGATCTATTTTTCATTTGGGTCGGGAGACCTGTGATCTCTTGCTCTCCGGCCACACCCACGGTGGACAAATTTTTCCATTTGCTCTGCTCGTACGTTTGGCACAACCTGTGGTTCGAGGATTTAAGAAAATGAATGGAGTCTTGGTGTTTGCCCATATGGGTACCGGATTTTGGGGACCGCCCATGCGCTGGCTCACACGCTCAGAGATTGTGGTCTTTCGCTGGCGAACTCGATCATTCTAAGGAATAAATTATGGACGAATCCGAATTTGAAGGCACATTAGTCTTAGAGAAAATTTCAGAAATCGGTAAACTCGATGAATTTTTCGCGGCGATGGACGCCGATGATTTTAAATCTGCAGTCCTGCTGATGAGAAGAGCGGGAGTCGACTCCGAGACCATCCAGCTTGTGCTTCAAAAAATGAATGACGGAGAGATTTAACAAAACTCAAGTTGCGACCTCACTGGATTTCTCCTATGATTTAGAAATGCAGAATTGGCTAATAAGTCTCCTCCTTCTCAATATAAGCCTCCCCGCCTTCGCCCAAGAGCCAGTTCTTCCAAACAACGAAGAGCTGTCGGTGGATTGCAGAACCTGGATTAAAAGAGACGCCGCCGGGAAAGATCTCTCCAAATATAAATACTTAAAACAAAAAGAAGGCGTTTCCTACATCAATAACGAACTTAAACTTTTTGTTTCGTTCTTAGATAACGAATTTTACTACGGCACAAAAGAAAAAGACGTCGGTGTCTTTTCCACGAGCACCGGCCTGGTGTTCAAACGAACCCAGGGCATTGAGATGATGCAGAATCCAGCAGGTCTCATGCTAGTGATGACCGAGGTCGTCAACGGCCTCTGGGCAACAAATGCGGACGGAACGGCCTTACGATTTTTTAACGAAGCCGCAAAGAAGAAATACTTTGGACTCCTCTGCGATAAAAAAACGAAGTGCCAGCTGATGGATTTTGATAAAAAGAAAAAACCCATCAACAGCGATGCGCTGATCTTTGAGGCGCAAGAATCTTTCCCCATTCTTGAGTTCGAAGCCCTTGCCGATAAAACCTGCAGTCTTGTCCAGTCGGAAAAGTTAAATAAAGAGCTCCAACACTTTTTAAAATCTTGTCGGTTAAAAGCCCCTCGCTCCTTCGCCCCCAAAGACATGAAGAAACTCTGTGCAAATATGCGAGAAACCATTAAACCTTTACTTAAAACGAGAACCCGACCTCTCTAATCATTTAACCATAAACAACCAGGAGATCTTCAATGACAAAACCCGAAAAAATTCTTTATACGGCGACCGCGAAATCCACGGGAGGGCGCGATGGTACATCAGCATCTGACGACGGACGCTTGTCTGTCACCTTATCAACACCTAAATCCCTCGGGGGCAATGACGGGCCAGGGACAAATCCCGAGCAAATGTTTGCGGCAGGATACTCCGCATGTTTTATCGGAGCGATGAAGTTCGTAGCGATGACCAATAAAATTAAACTTCCCGACGGCTTTTTTGTCGAAGCGAAAGTGGGTATCGGTCCTATTCCAGGAGGCTTTGGTCTTAAAGTGGATATGAATGTTTCCCTTAAAGGCATGTCATCGGAGCAAGCGAACGACATTGTCCAAAAAGCGCACGGCGTGTGCCCCTACTCCAACGCCACTCGAAATAACATCGAAGTAAATTTTAACGTCCATACTTAAACGGATTTCATAGGCAAAATTTCGGGTCGCCCTCTAAGTACACATTATCTGCAGATGATTTGCGAACGCGGTCCTCGGGGAACTTGGGGCACACAGAAAAGTCCTGATCCCTGG
Proteins encoded:
- a CDS encoding organic hydroperoxide resistance protein, giving the protein MTKPEKILYTATAKSTGGRDGTSASDDGRLSVTLSTPKSLGGNDGPGTNPEQMFAAGYSACFIGAMKFVAMTNKIKLPDGFFVEAKVGIGPIPGGFGLKVDMNVSLKGMSSEQANDIVQKAHGVCPYSNATRNNIEVNFNVHT
- a CDS encoding metallophosphoesterase, with amino-acid sequence MRTRQILPSLIIFVSTLSLIHYFIFAITAMDLPEALHPLLIALMMAGLISIPVGLLGSHGSWRQRLRPLTYFAYFWVGFFFLTFSFVLVQAVILLFVDHEYSYWPWIAAILACIWSIFQALKPPRIVSYELDGPAAMKDLTLVQISDLHIGIPFLNTKWLAQQVSRINELRPDFVAITGDLADGPFQQVAPALEPLASLKPLQKKFYVTGNHEFIRGGDWETRLTELGFTILHNTHEIFENAGGKFLIAGVPDRVILSRGSQFESSPSKALASNESVDYKILLAHEPRSIFHLGRETCDLLLSGHTHGGQIFPFALLVRLAQPVVRGFKKMNGVLVFAHMGTGFWGPPMRWLTRSEIVVFRWRTRSF